The following proteins are co-located in the Streptomyces sp. NBC_01198 genome:
- the purU gene encoding formyltetrahydrofolate deformylase: protein MNEQPSQPPVEPQYVLTLSCPDKQGIVHAVSSYLFMTGCNIVDSQQFGDRDTGLFFMRVHFAAEPPVDVDKLRASFAAIADAYHMDWRIHPSAERMRIVLMVSKFGHCLNDLLFRTSIGALPVEIAAVVSNHTDFRELVGSYGVPFHHIPVTRDTKDEAEARLLGLVRAEGVDLVVLARYMQVLSDTLCRELSGRIINIHHSFLPSFKGAKPYHQAHDRGVKLIGATAHYVTADLDEGPIIEQEVERVGHEVTPEHLVAIGRDVECQALARAVKWHSEHRVLLNGRRTVVFA, encoded by the coding sequence GTGAACGAACAGCCCTCGCAGCCGCCCGTCGAGCCGCAGTACGTCCTCACCCTGTCCTGCCCCGACAAGCAGGGCATCGTGCACGCGGTGTCGAGTTACCTCTTCATGACCGGCTGCAACATCGTGGACAGCCAGCAGTTCGGCGACCGCGACACCGGGCTGTTCTTCATGCGGGTGCACTTCGCCGCCGAGCCGCCGGTCGACGTGGACAAGCTGCGCGCCAGCTTCGCGGCGATCGCCGACGCCTACCACATGGACTGGCGGATCCACCCGTCCGCCGAGCGCATGCGCATCGTCCTCATGGTCAGCAAGTTCGGCCACTGCCTCAACGACCTGCTGTTCCGCACCAGCATCGGCGCGCTGCCGGTGGAGATCGCCGCGGTGGTGTCCAACCACACCGACTTCCGCGAACTGGTCGGCTCCTACGGCGTGCCCTTCCACCACATCCCGGTCACCCGCGACACCAAGGACGAGGCCGAGGCGCGGCTGCTCGGCCTGGTGCGCGCCGAGGGGGTGGACCTGGTGGTGCTCGCCCGCTACATGCAGGTGCTGTCCGACACCCTGTGCCGGGAGCTCTCCGGCCGGATCATCAACATCCACCACTCCTTCCTGCCGAGCTTCAAGGGCGCCAAGCCCTACCACCAGGCGCACGACCGGGGTGTGAAGCTGATCGGGGCGACCGCGCACTACGTGACGGCCGACCTCGACGAGGGCCCGATCATCGAGCAGGAGGTCGAGCGGGTCGGCCACGAGGTCACCCCCGAGCACCTGGTGGCCATCGGGCGCGACGTGGAGTGCCAGGCACTGGCCCGCGCGGTGAAGTGGCACAGCGAGCACCGGGTGCTGCTCAACGGACGCCGTACGGTCGTCTTCGCCTGA
- a CDS encoding maleylpyruvate isomerase N-terminal domain-containing protein: protein MSGPAYSNGNGSPGDGEGFARVPSQRDQPGSPRPAPEPGPRPGPAVPPPPVSEAPVPEPDPGYRLPLYDHGTLKSLLGAWALAVCSRDEALAVEVHLTDCAACADEALRLRDAVRLLHREDSLDLDPLLRARVLEGCLGRRPARIPVPEWAGPYDAEAARLDALLRDLGDSYWQEPVELRWYDGAPVTRKVTVGQVIAHLTTVDGLVGAALDLPDADRRGGPELPLDPGGRTEALWTAQHADPAKGAELREAWRGQSHALLRTVSFAGGGAAGLGVDYGSFALPLRDAFVDRAFECWIHAWDIAEAVAYPYDPPAPRNLNKMIDLAARMLPAALAGRRRDGLADSVGRLADAGAPGRSLLLEIEGAGGGKWYLPLDSPGAVASQDHTVAHVALDGVEFCQLAAGHLEPERIAVGQYGDRDVIRDVLYATASLSRL, encoded by the coding sequence GTGAGCGGCCCGGCGTACAGCAACGGGAACGGCTCGCCCGGCGACGGCGAGGGCTTCGCGCGGGTGCCGAGCCAGCGTGACCAGCCTGGCAGTCCGCGCCCCGCCCCCGAACCGGGCCCACGGCCTGGTCCTGCCGTGCCGCCGCCGCCCGTGTCGGAGGCACCGGTGCCCGAGCCGGATCCCGGCTACCGGCTGCCGCTGTACGACCACGGCACGTTGAAGTCGCTGCTCGGCGCCTGGGCGCTGGCGGTCTGCTCGCGCGACGAGGCGCTGGCCGTCGAGGTCCACCTCACCGACTGCGCCGCCTGCGCCGACGAGGCGCTGCGGCTGCGCGACGCGGTGCGGCTGCTGCACCGGGAGGACAGCCTCGACCTCGATCCGCTGCTGCGGGCCCGGGTGCTCGAAGGGTGCCTTGGCCGCCGCCCGGCGCGCATCCCGGTGCCGGAGTGGGCCGGGCCGTACGACGCCGAGGCCGCCCGGCTCGACGCGCTGCTGCGCGACCTCGGCGACAGCTACTGGCAGGAACCGGTCGAACTGCGCTGGTACGACGGCGCCCCGGTGACGCGGAAGGTCACCGTCGGCCAGGTCATCGCCCATCTCACCACGGTGGACGGCCTGGTGGGCGCGGCCCTCGACCTGCCGGACGCGGACCGCAGGGGAGGACCGGAGCTGCCGCTGGACCCCGGAGGGCGCACCGAGGCGCTGTGGACGGCGCAGCACGCGGACCCCGCCAAGGGCGCCGAACTGCGCGAGGCCTGGCGCGGGCAGAGCCACGCCCTGCTGCGTACGGTCTCCTTCGCCGGTGGCGGCGCCGCCGGACTCGGCGTCGACTACGGGTCGTTCGCGCTGCCGCTGCGGGACGCCTTCGTGGACCGGGCGTTCGAGTGCTGGATCCACGCGTGGGACATCGCCGAGGCCGTGGCGTATCCCTACGACCCGCCGGCGCCGCGCAATCTGAACAAGATGATCGACCTGGCGGCCAGGATGCTGCCCGCCGCGCTCGCCGGCCGGCGCAGGGACGGGCTCGCGGACTCGGTCGGCCGGCTCGCCGACGCGGGGGCGCCGGGGCGCTCGCTGCTGCTGGAGATCGAGGGCGCGGGCGGCGGCAAGTGGTATCTGCCGCTCGACTCGCCGGGCGCGGTCGCCTCGCAGGACCACACGGTCGCCCATGTGGCACTGGACGGTGTGGAGTTCTGCCAGCTCGCGGCGGGCCATCTGGAGCCGGAGCGGATCGCGGTCGGGCAGTACGGCGACCGTGACGTCATCCGGGACGTGCTCTACGCGACGGCGTCGCTGTCCCGGCTCTGA
- a CDS encoding sigma factor, producing MATPAPPRWDRKMQQRLARGEEAALGELYDRYASLVHNLAHRVLDDDEAADLITREVFGYIWENPDDYDPKHCSLRSWIAALTQSQAVHRLRQYESRGCSTPTEVEARVREANTAARADFIVTSMPAPLRDALELAYHERLDYRAAATGLGVSADESRRRLRLGLQLLSTAMEPADGQDLHPLERREPYDARSQSPRGRP from the coding sequence ATGGCGACACCCGCACCGCCGCGCTGGGACCGCAAGATGCAGCAGCGGCTGGCTCGCGGCGAGGAGGCCGCGCTCGGCGAGCTGTACGACCGCTACGCCTCACTCGTGCACAATCTGGCCCACCGGGTGCTCGACGACGACGAGGCGGCCGACCTGATCACCCGCGAGGTCTTCGGCTACATCTGGGAGAATCCGGACGACTACGACCCCAAGCACTGCTCCCTGCGCTCCTGGATCGCCGCCCTCACCCAGAGCCAGGCGGTGCACCGGCTGCGGCAGTACGAGAGCCGCGGCTGCTCGACGCCGACCGAGGTCGAGGCCAGGGTCCGCGAGGCCAACACCGCCGCCCGTGCCGACTTCATCGTCACCTCGATGCCCGCGCCGCTGCGCGACGCGCTCGAACTCGCCTACCACGAGCGCCTCGACTACCGCGCCGCCGCCACCGGCCTCGGGGTGAGCGCGGACGAGTCGCGGCGCCGGCTGCGGCTCGGCCTGCAACTGCTGTCCACGGCGATGGAGCCGGCGGACGGCCAGGACCTGCACCCGCTGGAGCGGCGCGAGCCGTACGACGCGCGCAGCCAGAGCCCCCGGGGCCGGCCGTGA